The Polymorphobacter megasporae genome window below encodes:
- the grxC gene encoding glutaredoxin 3 — protein sequence MAKVEVYTKFMCPFCSRAMKLLKSKGVAVDEIDITMGGPKRTEMLARSEGRTTVPQIFIDGKAIGGSDDLAALDSRGQLDPLLA from the coding sequence GTGGCCAAGGTCGAAGTCTACACCAAATTCATGTGCCCCTTTTGCTCGCGAGCTATGAAGCTGTTGAAGTCGAAGGGCGTTGCCGTCGACGAGATCGACATCACGATGGGTGGCCCGAAGCGTACCGAGATGCTGGCGCGGTCCGAGGGTAGAACGACGGTCCCGCAGATTTTCATCGACGGCAAAGCTATCGGCGGCAGCGACGACCTCGCCGCGCTCGATAGCCGTGGCCAACTCGATCCGCTGCTGGCGTGA